Proteins found in one Paenibacillus dendritiformis genomic segment:
- a CDS encoding phosphotransferase, which translates to MGASLDVGVNDAFRTTVERVCRHFSLGELLGEAIRLRGSFNINIKIRTTKGSYVIRFVNSSVREEHLQYVSSLLDALPEEEIPVLRPLKDEQGASTIYDEGQRIQVTPFVRGRSFQCREQQVRASAGMLRKFHRLLRGMKPGPTPDWSFYRSSDYLSDTFRHLQSLPGIPAGELSRASHFLERIVKQYDEAEPMLPRSIIHGDWHFWNQRYLFNHVNCVMDFDFVQHGVQLFDVAYALWVIYLLLPQYAETFDAAFLSGYGELTGEEIRALPAALSRVSLFFLCQAAYAPDPAAKWMRQFKQQMPFLEWMQGEGRRRVSELGRSARG; encoded by the coding sequence ATGGGGGCATCCCTCGATGTCGGTGTGAATGATGCTTTCCGAACCACTGTGGAACGGGTTTGCCGTCACTTTTCGTTAGGGGAGCTGCTGGGGGAAGCGATCAGACTTCGGGGCTCATTTAATATCAATATCAAGATCAGGACGACTAAAGGAAGCTATGTCATTCGCTTTGTCAATTCATCGGTTCGTGAGGAACATCTTCAATATGTGTCAAGCTTGCTGGATGCCTTGCCGGAGGAAGAGATTCCCGTGCTGCGTCCGCTCAAGGATGAGCAGGGAGCCAGCACCATTTATGATGAGGGTCAGCGAATTCAAGTGACCCCATTTGTACGGGGGAGAAGCTTCCAATGCCGGGAGCAGCAAGTGCGGGCGAGTGCGGGCATGCTGCGGAAGTTCCACCGCCTGCTGCGGGGGATGAAGCCGGGGCCGACTCCGGACTGGTCCTTTTATCGTTCGAGCGATTATTTGTCCGATACGTTCCGTCACCTTCAATCGCTGCCGGGAATCCCGGCCGGGGAGTTGTCCCGCGCGTCCCATTTTCTGGAGCGGATTGTAAAGCAATATGATGAAGCGGAACCGATGCTGCCTCGTTCCATTATTCATGGCGACTGGCATTTTTGGAATCAGCGCTATCTGTTCAACCATGTCAATTGCGTGATGGACTTCGATTTCGTGCAGCATGGCGTCCAATTGTTTGACGTCGCCTATGCGCTATGGGTCATCTATTTGCTGCTTCCGCAATATGCGGAGACCTTCGATGCCGCCTTTTTATCAGGCTATGGAGAGTTAACCGGGGAAGAGATTCGCGCTCTTCCTGCAGCGCTCTCTCGGGTAAGCTTGTTCTTCCTCTGTCAGGCGGCTTATGCGCCCGATCCGGCAGCGAAATGGATGCGGCAGTTCAAGCAGCAAATGCCTTTTCTGGAATGGATGCAAGGGGAGGGGCGCCGCCGCGTCAGCGAACTGGGGCGTTCGGCAAGAGGGTAG
- a CDS encoding contractile injection system protein, VgrG/Pvc8 family, whose protein sequence is MSGIITYENLRISPYRLTRLQELEIVKRVNEHSRLFLTGIVPEELKDTYVGMTDIHTNIEITQLDEQSNGIPLFSGLVTNIEIKAVRDIYYMQVEAVSHTYILDIRRRRRSFQDKNMSYFDMVQQMMADYPWVDFMDVASEGASIGKFTMQYDETDWQFLKRMSSRLSTGLVPASNFEKPKFYFGIPQGSSKGTLEDFNYSVQKKLANYRDSSENSDHNIDVNDFIYYEVETSKIMEIGSEVQFKEKSLYVSTVHTQMKNSVVSHVYNLCPLEGLYQSPIDNPIAGISIEGEVISVSKNNVKVHLEIDKKQSVGKATWFPYSSVYTAEGNTGWYVMPELGDAVKVYFPSNKEEEGYVLSSIRKDLKDGDSNKLENPQIKYFRTASGKELMFSPEEIVITGKDGEIYIRLNEVDGIEIFSKKPINFISEEDIIMDSQKKIIIKAEQEINMSCRDSSITMREGSTRFKGKDVKTN, encoded by the coding sequence ATGAGCGGAATCATCACTTATGAAAATCTAAGGATATCTCCTTATCGTCTGACACGGCTGCAGGAATTGGAAATTGTAAAGAGAGTTAATGAGCATTCCCGTCTTTTTTTGACTGGAATTGTTCCTGAAGAGCTTAAGGATACCTACGTGGGAATGACAGATATCCACACCAACATTGAAATCACTCAACTGGATGAGCAATCAAATGGTATCCCGCTATTCTCTGGTTTAGTGACAAACATAGAAATTAAAGCAGTCAGGGACATTTACTATATGCAGGTAGAGGCCGTGTCTCACACTTATATCCTTGATATCAGGCGTAGAAGAAGATCCTTTCAGGATAAAAATATGTCCTATTTCGACATGGTACAGCAGATGATGGCGGATTATCCATGGGTTGATTTTATGGATGTTGCCTCTGAGGGAGCGAGTATCGGTAAATTTACGATGCAGTATGATGAGACAGATTGGCAGTTTCTTAAAAGAATGTCATCGCGTCTTTCAACGGGGCTCGTACCTGCATCAAATTTTGAGAAGCCCAAGTTTTATTTTGGTATTCCTCAGGGGAGTTCAAAGGGAACCCTAGAAGATTTTAATTATAGTGTACAAAAGAAATTGGCTAATTATCGCGATTCATCCGAAAACAGCGATCACAATATCGATGTAAATGACTTTATTTATTATGAAGTAGAGACAAGTAAGATAATGGAGATTGGCAGCGAGGTCCAATTTAAAGAAAAAAGCTTGTACGTTAGTACAGTACATACCCAGATGAAGAACAGTGTAGTCAGCCATGTATACAATTTGTGTCCATTGGAGGGGCTTTACCAAAGCCCGATCGATAATCCTATTGCAGGGATTTCTATCGAGGGCGAGGTTATTTCGGTTTCCAAGAACAATGTCAAAGTACATTTGGAAATTGATAAAAAACAGAGTGTAGGCAAGGCGACTTGGTTTCCTTACTCCTCCGTCTATACCGCAGAAGGAAATACCGGGTGGTATGTTATGCCAGAGCTTGGAGACGCAGTGAAGGTTTATTTCCCGAGCAACAAGGAAGAGGAAGGATATGTCCTCAGCTCTATTCGCAAAGACCTAAAAGATGGGGATTCAAATAAATTAGAAAATCCTCAAATTAAATACTTCCGAACCGCTTCAGGAAAAGAATTAATGTTCAGCCCTGAAGAGATTGTCATTACAGGAAAAGATGGAGAGATCTATATCCGATTAAATGAAGTAGACGGTATTGAGATTTTTAGTAAAAAGCCGATTAACTTCATTTCCGAGGAAGATATAATTATGGATTCACAGAAGAAAATTATTATTAAGGCTGAGCAAGAAATAAACATGAGTTGCCGTGACAGCAGCATCACGATGAGAGAGGGATCCACACGGTTCAAAGGAAAGGACGTTAAAACCAATTGA
- a CDS encoding PAAR-like protein: MVTDREYKELSSFAYDDLVEENIEELPESNSKWKVLKVSSLGEAVYGQGFDATAFGRVDDSYNFTGEAVVAFRGTYSAIDVVQDVDMFFTGPLSIQHIRAKSFVHSLLSNKEIKNLTFTGHSLGGALAQYASSEYQKEAVTFNAPHLPWNTVIDGSKTRNYVIYGDMVGHDLPGNDLGKTVRMPQQFTPDLNIGLKEKPFMDKHKMENFDWYFDKHGMFVNVDKHMTIQVPYGNNELRAFPRGSTLIGGTGTDRLYGDVGNDILIGGPGTSYLYGGEGSDTYKYIRTSGILILPQGERVRGAGVLKIHDYDLKDISFKVYKAGSSLCLEIYFDGKKSKMIRVEDISGRNGKKIQLITIENSKKLYSINVRTLLEYFSAHGKDRKKLSKDKVMPISQLPKDVLFEIRDLPVKEKKKEVKVSSASGEKLSYVVAGATIQCSCGNLPRKLKASYSHGVYIKDKAKLNVMDYRPNENIAPFGMCSSPGNPQVIKEGRPVPCKPIVTTPWIYGKEDVLVENYPALLHISQNSCLHKGLISFVDNGQVEKR, translated from the coding sequence ATGGTTACGGATAGAGAGTATAAAGAATTATCGTCCTTTGCCTACGATGATTTAGTAGAAGAAAATATTGAAGAACTTCCTGAATCAAATAGCAAATGGAAAGTCCTCAAAGTAAGCAGTCTGGGGGAAGCTGTATATGGTCAGGGTTTTGATGCAACTGCATTTGGGAGGGTAGATGACAGCTATAACTTTACTGGCGAAGCAGTCGTTGCTTTTCGGGGAACCTATAGCGCTATTGATGTGGTTCAAGATGTAGATATGTTTTTTACAGGCCCACTATCCATTCAACATATACGTGCGAAGTCGTTTGTCCATAGTCTACTCTCCAATAAAGAGATAAAGAATCTGACCTTTACTGGACATTCTCTAGGAGGAGCATTAGCCCAGTATGCTTCATCTGAATATCAAAAAGAAGCGGTCACATTTAATGCTCCGCATCTTCCGTGGAATACGGTGATTGATGGAAGTAAGACACGGAATTATGTTATCTACGGCGATATGGTAGGTCATGATTTACCTGGAAACGACTTGGGCAAGACGGTAAGAATGCCGCAACAATTTACTCCTGATCTGAATATCGGACTTAAAGAAAAACCTTTTATGGACAAGCATAAAATGGAGAACTTTGATTGGTATTTCGATAAACATGGGATGTTTGTAAATGTTGACAAGCATATGACAATTCAAGTTCCTTACGGCAATAATGAATTGAGAGCATTTCCAAGAGGGAGCACCTTGATCGGTGGAACAGGAACGGATCGTCTATATGGGGACGTTGGAAATGATATTTTAATTGGCGGGCCAGGAACCAGCTACCTGTATGGAGGAGAGGGGAGTGACACTTACAAGTATATACGAACTAGCGGAATATTGATACTCCCACAAGGAGAACGTGTCCGGGGAGCAGGAGTGCTTAAGATTCATGATTATGATCTGAAGGATATCTCATTCAAAGTATATAAAGCGGGCAGCAGTCTGTGTCTGGAGATATATTTTGATGGAAAAAAATCGAAAATGATAAGAGTAGAAGATATAAGCGGGAGAAACGGAAAGAAAATTCAACTAATCACCATCGAAAACTCTAAAAAACTATATTCGATCAATGTCCGAACGTTGCTTGAATATTTCTCGGCGCATGGTAAAGATAGGAAGAAGCTGTCAAAGGATAAGGTGATGCCGATATCACAACTTCCTAAAGATGTACTGTTTGAAATAAGAGATTTGCCGGTCAAAGAGAAGAAGAAAGAGGTGAAAGTCTCTTCCGCAAGCGGAGAGAAGCTGAGTTATGTGGTAGCGGGCGCGACCATTCAATGCAGCTGCGGCAACCTGCCGCGCAAATTGAAGGCCTCTTACTCCCATGGAGTATACATTAAAGATAAGGCGAAGTTAAACGTGATGGATTACAGGCCAAATGAAAACATCGCGCCTTTTGGCATGTGTTCCAGTCCGGGCAATCCTCAAGTTATCAAAGAAGGAAGACCTGTTCCATGTAAGCCAATCGTGACGACGCCCTGGATTTATGGGAAAGAGGATGTGCTGGTCGAGAATTACCCGGCCTTATTACATATTTCACAGAACTCATGCTTGCATAAAGGTCTTATCAGTTTTGTCGATAATGGCCAAGTCGAAAAAAGGTGA
- a CDS encoding glycosyltransferase: protein MQKSKRALTVKKKTGRRSSMKRTRKRTGMASPTALHPVPADISPVPSPTVWPLRILMVIDQFNIGGTETYTLSLTRELIRQGAFVAVAGKRGKLLDSFVGLGCAYYEIDFVQDNFEPDVANQIQHLNVLKMVIHAERIHVVHAHQTPSGELARKAAEHMNIPFVFTVHGCYYDGPVMKKLQSGTTFISVSPVVERMLRRHGIESQLIPNGVDVAEYNAYNPMYQQYLRSKLGIPKHAFVVLYAGRLSWEKADICEESIRTVAAMRRSGKSPLILMIVGGGRDQEKVAELAERERQLAGEPFIIFPGEVMNMRACYAISDCVIGTGRIGLEAMACLRPLISAGSRGFLGVIDASKYDQAWDCWFGDHHSEQPVSRQLLMAHIQQIRQMGSEEISELVQSGRSFVTERFHVSQAASRMLDIYRQLVLPVM, encoded by the coding sequence ATGCAGAAAAGCAAACGGGCGCTGACCGTCAAGAAAAAAACGGGAAGACGTTCCTCGATGAAGCGAACCCGCAAACGGACAGGAATGGCCAGCCCTACTGCCCTTCATCCAGTACCTGCCGATATCTCTCCCGTCCCTTCCCCTACAGTATGGCCGCTGCGTATCTTGATGGTCATCGATCAGTTCAATATCGGAGGAACAGAGACGTATACGCTGTCGTTGACAAGAGAGCTCATCCGTCAGGGTGCGTTCGTGGCTGTTGCCGGCAAGAGAGGGAAGCTGTTGGATTCCTTTGTCGGTCTCGGATGTGCGTACTATGAGATTGATTTCGTACAGGATAATTTCGAGCCTGACGTGGCGAACCAGATCCAGCATTTGAACGTGCTGAAGATGGTTATCCATGCCGAGCGAATCCATGTTGTGCATGCCCATCAGACTCCTTCTGGGGAGCTGGCCAGGAAGGCGGCCGAGCACATGAATATCCCTTTTGTCTTTACCGTTCATGGATGCTATTACGATGGCCCTGTCATGAAGAAGCTGCAGTCCGGCACGACCTTCATCAGTGTCAGCCCCGTGGTGGAACGCATGCTGCGCCGTCATGGCATTGAGTCGCAGCTCATCCCCAACGGAGTCGATGTGGCCGAGTACAACGCCTACAATCCAATGTACCAGCAATACTTGCGCAGCAAGCTGGGGATTCCGAAGCATGCCTTTGTTGTACTATATGCCGGACGTCTGTCCTGGGAGAAGGCGGATATATGCGAGGAATCGATTCGCACGGTGGCAGCGATGCGCAGATCGGGGAAATCCCCGTTAATTCTCATGATTGTAGGGGGCGGTCGAGACCAGGAAAAGGTAGCGGAGCTCGCAGAGCGAGAGCGGCAGTTGGCCGGAGAACCGTTTATCATTTTTCCGGGAGAAGTAATGAATATGAGAGCTTGCTACGCCATCAGTGATTGCGTAATCGGAACCGGCCGTATCGGGCTGGAAGCTATGGCCTGCCTGCGCCCTCTTATATCCGCCGGCAGCAGAGGGTTCCTCGGTGTCATCGACGCCAGCAAATATGATCAGGCGTGGGATTGCTGGTTCGGGGATCACCATTCAGAGCAGCCCGTATCGAGACAACTGCTGATGGCTCATATTCAGCAGATTCGGCAGATGGGAAGCGAAGAGATAAGCGAGCTGGTGCAGTCCGGAAGGTCCTTCGTAACGGAGCGGTTCCATGTCTCCCAAGCTGCAAGTCGGATGCTGGATATTTACCGCCAGCTGGTTCTGCCTGTGATGTGA
- a CDS encoding phage baseplate assembly protein V, with product MKTKESLAGYADLKVVSPYDIRSITDIHINNRINEHASLTLTGIMAPEEKDHCISTSTDRDYIQVKQKIDGDQERILFQGMITNLTIRSIQDIYFIYIEALSYTSELDIKREFRSFQNEDMSYSELVESIIAKYPKANFISDVSDSTRLGAFTLQYNETDWQFLKRMASHLGAGLIPDSSADSPKFWLGLPDGKKTVPIECRNYNVKKNLSAYYEASESDDSWDLSDNEFISCEMESPQYFHIGDRVIFENRERIIFQSSVSMKDGILIYKYLIAPEHGLRQRKVINPSIAGISLTGSVVDVSASDVKIHLDIDKPQERDTTTCWFPYSSVYSAEGHTGWYCMPEIGDDVQLYFPSGHEEQAFVKSSIRKEEYDSTNLPDPTVKYFRTAYGKEMVLDNKALTLSTNKESNFITLHEQHGVKIHSHSTITLVSNEDIQLTTKNKITANAQEAIYLMCGSNSIILDGEADTLASSVHVDGTVKAPVVVDDDEADRAYQQMVNQYKKEKETKSSNWLLDSVQLGLNILGLIPVIGSPASLINGAMSMARSSYADGALCCAAALPLAGPMIKGVQLAKKATSIIPKAAKAAKGTNYGLHALHVQAAEQYAQEGDWINAARCAVGTIGLNMALTGSRQAVQNAYDNLGEYLNGQINNLKKSMDHARLAPQLATSHGSHVPGHDDPLPQANKQLQMSSRMKAWEQTYPSGRAVRTEGVKYTGGRTQKELDELAGAPFHGGRIREQGMKERDIGLDVERQGKLGEIIRDPQANGGAEFIDITTGIKWNVKSFESYPNGHTSPHKGAFTVRNGMKAINKELNKSHNVILDTRNMTPDHADQFKKAIQEAGMWDRMIWYP from the coding sequence GTGAAGACGAAAGAAAGTCTGGCCGGGTATGCTGACCTTAAAGTCGTGTCACCATATGATATTCGCTCTATAACAGACATACATATTAATAATAGAATCAATGAACATGCCAGTCTTACTTTAACTGGAATTATGGCGCCAGAAGAAAAAGATCATTGTATCTCAACTTCTACAGATCGAGATTACATACAGGTCAAGCAAAAGATCGATGGGGATCAGGAGAGGATTCTTTTTCAAGGGATGATTACCAACCTCACTATCCGATCTATCCAGGATATCTATTTTATTTATATTGAAGCGTTGTCATATACATCGGAATTGGATATTAAAAGAGAATTCAGATCTTTCCAAAACGAGGATATGTCGTATTCAGAACTTGTCGAGTCGATTATAGCCAAATATCCGAAAGCAAATTTCATCAGTGATGTTTCTGATTCCACCAGGTTAGGAGCTTTTACTCTCCAATACAATGAAACAGATTGGCAATTTCTAAAAAGGATGGCTTCTCATCTTGGTGCAGGTCTTATTCCTGATTCGAGTGCGGATTCTCCAAAATTCTGGTTAGGTCTGCCTGATGGAAAAAAGACGGTTCCGATTGAATGTAGAAATTATAACGTAAAAAAGAATCTATCTGCTTATTACGAAGCTTCGGAAAGCGACGATAGTTGGGATCTAAGCGACAATGAATTTATAAGTTGTGAAATGGAATCTCCCCAATATTTTCATATCGGAGACAGAGTAATATTTGAAAATAGAGAGAGAATCATATTTCAATCTTCGGTAAGTATGAAAGATGGGATCTTGATTTATAAGTATTTGATTGCTCCGGAACATGGACTGCGCCAGAGAAAAGTTATAAATCCATCTATTGCCGGTATCTCCCTGACCGGATCAGTTGTTGATGTATCCGCAAGTGATGTAAAGATCCATCTTGACATTGACAAGCCGCAGGAACGGGACACAACGACATGCTGGTTCCCCTACTCTTCTGTCTATTCCGCAGAGGGTCATACTGGTTGGTACTGCATGCCCGAAATAGGGGATGATGTGCAGCTGTACTTCCCTAGTGGTCATGAGGAACAGGCATTTGTCAAGAGTTCAATCCGTAAGGAAGAGTATGACTCAACCAATTTGCCTGATCCAACGGTTAAATATTTTCGGACCGCTTATGGCAAGGAAATGGTACTCGATAACAAGGCATTAACCCTGTCTACCAATAAAGAGAGCAATTTTATCACATTGCATGAACAGCATGGAGTAAAGATTCATAGTCACAGCACGATTACATTAGTGTCAAATGAGGATATTCAGTTAACGACAAAGAACAAGATAACGGCTAATGCACAAGAAGCAATTTATTTGATGTGTGGCAGTAACAGTATCATTCTGGATGGCGAAGCAGATACGTTAGCCTCGTCCGTTCATGTGGATGGAACCGTGAAGGCCCCTGTCGTCGTGGATGATGACGAGGCTGACAGGGCATATCAGCAAATGGTAAATCAATATAAAAAAGAAAAAGAAACAAAATCATCAAATTGGTTACTGGATTCTGTGCAGCTGGGGTTAAATATTTTAGGGTTAATCCCTGTGATCGGGAGTCCGGCCAGTCTTATCAATGGAGCCATGTCTATGGCAAGGAGCAGCTACGCAGACGGAGCTCTATGCTGTGCAGCCGCGCTTCCGTTGGCAGGTCCGATGATCAAGGGCGTCCAGTTAGCCAAAAAAGCAACATCTATTATTCCAAAAGCAGCTAAGGCTGCCAAAGGCACAAACTATGGACTGCATGCGCTACATGTTCAAGCTGCAGAACAATACGCTCAAGAAGGCGACTGGATTAATGCAGCAAGATGCGCAGTGGGTACCATTGGTTTGAACATGGCGTTGACAGGCTCACGGCAGGCAGTCCAAAATGCATATGATAATCTGGGTGAATACCTGAATGGACAAATAAACAATTTAAAAAAAAGCATGGATCATGCCCGTCTTGCACCACAATTGGCAACTAGCCACGGCAGCCATGTACCGGGTCATGACGATCCTCTCCCACAAGCCAACAAGCAATTGCAAATGTCATCAAGAATGAAAGCATGGGAACAGACTTATCCATCTGGAAGAGCCGTTCGAACCGAAGGCGTAAAATATACAGGGGGAAGAACTCAGAAAGAGCTAGATGAATTGGCCGGTGCTCCGTTCCATGGAGGGAGAATTAGAGAGCAAGGGATGAAGGAACGAGACATTGGATTGGATGTAGAAAGACAAGGGAAGCTCGGGGAAATTATTCGCGATCCGCAGGCCAATGGCGGAGCGGAATTCATTGACATAACAACGGGTATAAAGTGGAACGTAAAAAGTTTTGAATCTTATCCGAATGGCCATACATCTCCCCACAAAGGAGCTTTTACCGTTCGTAATGGAATGAAGGCAATCAATAAAGAGCTAAACAAGTCTCACAATGTAATCCTAGATACCCGTAATATGACTCCTGACCATGCGGATCAGTTCAAGAAGGCTATACAAGAAGCTGGAATGTGGGACAGAATGATTTGGTATCCGTAG
- a CDS encoding GTP pyrophosphokinase → MNMMIGRFEILEALQKHWGGFFRQYQMALNELKSDFQIIDLEWKTRHGYSPIEHIKGRIKDPLSLIKKMERKNIPFNQQIVQEQIRDIAGLRIVTTFIDDVYMMKEHIEQREDIRVIQIKDYIQHPKPSGYMSLHLVVQTQVILSEGVLWIPAEIQLRTSSMDFWAATEHKLNYKYQGGEIPDEAKEQLKALAQSSFQMDRQMSLLRNQLLTSS, encoded by the coding sequence ATGAACATGATGATTGGACGATTTGAAATACTGGAAGCACTGCAGAAGCATTGGGGCGGGTTTTTCCGCCAGTATCAAATGGCGCTGAATGAGCTGAAAAGCGATTTCCAGATTATTGATTTGGAATGGAAGACGAGGCACGGATATTCTCCCATCGAGCATATCAAAGGGAGAATTAAAGATCCGCTGTCTCTGATCAAAAAGATGGAACGCAAAAACATCCCGTTCAACCAGCAGATCGTGCAGGAGCAGATTCGGGATATCGCCGGCCTTCGCATCGTGACGACGTTCATCGATGACGTCTACATGATGAAGGAGCATATTGAACAACGGGAGGACATTCGCGTTATTCAGATCAAAGACTATATCCAACACCCGAAGCCAAGCGGGTACATGAGCTTGCATTTGGTCGTTCAGACACAGGTGATTTTGTCGGAAGGCGTATTGTGGATTCCGGCGGAGATTCAGCTGCGGACGTCATCCATGGATTTCTGGGCGGCGACGGAGCATAAGCTCAATTACAAATACCAAGGGGGAGAAATCCCCGACGAAGCGAAAGAACAGTTGAAGGCACTGGCGCAATCATCCTTCCAGATGGATCGGCAGATGTCGCTGCTGCGCAATCAATTACTTACTTCTTCATAA
- a CDS encoding pentapeptide repeat-containing protein, whose product MHPNEIINQLKAHQLSIDTLGKRGNKLRADEIDFREVDLSKFSLDQAYVTDCIFDGMDLKNKDMSSSIVCSSTFISANVQYADFYKANLSYANLTNVNAQNARFAKSDCIETVFYKADLRNTTLVGALFDVADFREADFQNADVSLSTFEGVLFQGAQLSGIKGLNEAFIQSINIGTPENPLLLYEQDAKEWLLRQSSNE is encoded by the coding sequence GTGCACCCTAATGAAATTATCAACCAACTAAAGGCGCATCAACTATCGATTGATACGCTCGGAAAACGGGGCAATAAATTGCGAGCCGATGAAATCGATTTTCGTGAGGTTGATCTGTCAAAGTTTTCTCTAGATCAAGCCTATGTGACGGATTGTATATTTGACGGTATGGATCTAAAGAATAAAGATATGTCATCGTCCATTGTCTGCTCTTCAACATTTATTTCAGCTAATGTGCAATATGCGGATTTTTATAAAGCGAACTTATCGTATGCGAATCTTACCAATGTGAATGCTCAAAACGCAAGATTTGCGAAAAGTGATTGCATTGAAACGGTGTTTTATAAAGCAGATTTAAGAAATACAACACTAGTTGGAGCCTTGTTTGATGTAGCAGATTTCCGTGAAGCAGATTTTCAAAATGCAGATGTAAGTCTATCAACCTTCGAAGGGGTTCTATTTCAAGGAGCCCAGCTAAGCGGTATTAAAGGTCTGAACGAGGCCTTTATACAAAGTATTAATATTGGTACTCCCGAAAATCCATTACTTCTTTATGAACAGGATGCCAAAGAGTGGCTTTTACGCCAGAGTTCTAATGAATGA
- a CDS encoding putative immunity/bacteriocin fusion bifunctional protein encodes MSQSLKKMNFFVLVTFIAFVMLSAFTGVKANAYENSSQSCGCSNKKEDITPDEARAILEADGVEIIDNVSKDDKERVNSIIDTYLNNYQQSLKEYSFVDYEQIPSSDVYIKFQNVEMNGVLYPEVVSKYTVFKDSSNNLITQSSWIDLEKNNVLELGMALIDKDQKVFQILVVDNHSKATAEEGKIVPFEKDWSLFGQKFACSMTGLVACGVYCTVWGLVNPAAGVTCDIICGAAFAIACF; translated from the coding sequence ATGTCACAATCATTAAAAAAAATGAATTTCTTTGTTTTAGTTACTTTTATTGCATTTGTTATGTTGTCCGCTTTTACAGGTGTAAAAGCAAACGCATATGAAAATTCATCTCAATCTTGCGGTTGTTCCAATAAGAAAGAAGATATTACACCAGATGAGGCTAGAGCAATATTAGAAGCTGACGGTGTTGAGATAATTGACAATGTATCTAAAGACGACAAAGAAAGGGTCAATTCTATAATCGATACTTATCTTAATAACTATCAGCAATCACTAAAAGAGTATTCATTTGTTGATTATGAGCAAATTCCATCCAGTGATGTTTATATTAAATTTCAGAATGTTGAAATGAATGGCGTTTTATACCCTGAAGTTGTTTCTAAATACACTGTTTTTAAAGATTCATCTAACAACCTAATTACGCAGTCGTCATGGATTGATTTGGAAAAAAATAATGTTCTTGAATTAGGTATGGCTCTAATAGACAAAGATCAAAAAGTATTTCAAATTTTAGTTGTTGATAATCACTCAAAGGCTACTGCTGAAGAAGGAAAAATAGTTCCTTTTGAAAAAGATTGGTCTTTGTTTGGACAAAAATTCGCGTGTAGTATGACTGGCTTAGTTGCATGCGGAGTTTACTGTACGGTTTGGGGACTTGTTAATCCAGCTGCAGGTGTAACTTGTGATATTATTTGTGGCGCTGCTTTTGCAATAGCATGCTTTTAA
- the aac(2')-IIb gene encoding kasugamycin N-acetyltransferase AAC(2')-IIb — translation MNDQAKIKPAPQELMELHAEAMFTHDRNMRLLTINEPWPGEPPAPRFFLGRTIDGSALCRCRHDVPEKLVAQLKELCADEPHIRDVQTKPRHMEAYMSLLHSERFTMGPCYLVPDAAPAMEVVRITRENSTELLHGSFEWLTTEINYAQPCIALVRDNRAVSICRSVRIAPGAHEAGLETLDTYRGRGYAGAVVAGWARAVRKMDAFPLYSTLEENLSSQRVAQKLALSFYGVNFTIL, via the coding sequence TTGAATGATCAGGCAAAAATCAAGCCTGCCCCCCAGGAGTTGATGGAATTGCATGCTGAGGCGATGTTTACGCATGACCGGAACATGCGGCTTCTCACGATCAACGAGCCCTGGCCCGGCGAGCCCCCTGCGCCTCGATTTTTCCTGGGACGGACGATTGACGGTTCGGCTCTCTGCCGGTGTCGGCATGATGTCCCGGAGAAGCTTGTCGCGCAGCTGAAGGAATTATGCGCCGACGAGCCGCACATCCGGGATGTCCAGACGAAGCCGCGACATATGGAGGCTTATATGAGCCTCCTTCACAGTGAACGCTTCACGATGGGGCCTTGTTATCTGGTTCCTGACGCCGCGCCGGCAATGGAGGTCGTCCGCATCACGCGAGAAAATAGCACCGAATTGCTGCACGGCAGTTTCGAATGGCTGACCACGGAAATAAATTACGCACAGCCCTGCATTGCGCTCGTGCGCGACAACAGGGCCGTCTCGATCTGCCGCAGCGTTCGCATTGCACCCGGAGCTCATGAAGCGGGGCTGGAGACCTTGGATACCTATCGTGGAAGGGGTTATGCCGGCGCCGTGGTTGCCGGCTGGGCACGGGCCGTGCGGAAGATGGACGCGTTCCCGTTATACAGCACGTTGGAAGAGAATCTGTCATCCCAACGCGTGGCACAAAAATTAGCTTTGTCCTTCTATGGAGTCAATTTCACCATCCTTTGA